The Mytilus trossulus isolate FHL-02 chromosome 13, PNRI_Mtr1.1.1.hap1, whole genome shotgun sequence genome has a segment encoding these proteins:
- the LOC134695414 gene encoding uncharacterized protein LOC134695414 isoform X5 produces the protein MLIKKPKSSSKKMFKSQSWANLSLSDSHLYNQPNYNTEGRKHKYRMRRKPSDLQTVPSESMMNLTDYGLRVDSYIPQQRDIKNRDSRSGHNRFTGVASPNSCHSDDVTYRNGKSSHSDDLTYRNRKSSHSDDLTYKNGNVKGNTEINNNKLASQTGSRMYSSHMDIYKTAPKLSYIKEKTENCIIRSDEMYTDTSSKNGSVYSNDQDSVSRAHSVGDLSTGLTFSVVGQRKADSVHSLAISQNSTFKPVIEDNGKVRKSEGKNYSHSDAKRKESARRCIENKKDLQNTLRDLLSNISEKEKASKVQNISNDKRDSSTPVKPKRALPSVPQGQANDRKKHYTEMVKMRMSQHSRSGGQSSSSGTSSSVRTVQDTPLDKEVSDLLGCERESCPGMLENSKYSEKNGNSSSHLNTTSHQDTLNVSIPSSLRSCDSGQATITSLSSTVDSGYLTNDADNDMYSSVSYTKSLQRSAQNFYSKKAPVVHTQSLHNETAAYKKHQGLQKESAIERGPFVKEPKPVNIVSSVEGQRTGTFPRSSQSRDLSASDITQENQKFKPQICDKLVKYSSMKHLPTNDLMVEGQWSQKNNVMAGSSQNLNKMLEPKQVIRVQSEIPVKDSKTLNTEILSPQFEGEGEVPVIESHYNTLPGNWKFQNSQNSDGGFKKCIPSLYQLSQSYRFIPVILTIGLEYNILDHIHLCESCVELQNVKKTQKRESTAMSPPQGKYAQLGGPGSAFKPVRTLSADTAIYSVISVQELSTVFQNKASLKGDILIEVNQQIVLGEPLNSVRDLISSASGELILTVARTPVHTAISTQTTNEMAKQNIPSTNEHSAINHVQNGSQQPKNLMDSQVEHLKRQVAKLNVELKRKNKAIRELNCLLPWTPNDNQSEINGNNDITLNGLSEDEFIV, from the exons atgAGGAGAAAGCCTTCAGATCTACAGACAGTACCATCAGAGAGTATGATGAACTTAACTGATTATGGATTACGTGTAGACTCTTATATTCCACAACAGAGAGACATTAAAAATCGTGATTCTAGGAGTGGACATAACAGATTTACTGGAGTTGCTTCCCCTAATTCATGTCATAGTGATGATGTAACGTATAGAAACGGAAAGTCATCTCATAGCGATGATTTAACATATAGAAACAGGAAGTCATCTCATAGCGAtgatttaacatataaaaatggCAATGTGAAAGGGAATACtgaaattaacaataacaaGTTGGCTAGTCAGACAGGAAGTCGAATGTACAGTAGTCACATGGATATTTATAAAACGGCACCAAAATTGTcttatattaaagaaaaaacagaaaattgtaTTATTCGTAGTGATGAAATGTATACAGATACCTCTTCCAAAAATGGATCAGTTTATTCTAATGATCAAGATTCTGTATCGCGTGCTCATAGTGTCGGAGATTTGTCGACAGGTTTGACCTTTTCTGTTGTAGGTCAGCGGAAAGCTGACAGTGTACATTCTTTAGCAATTTCACAAAACTCAACATTTAAACCAGTGATAGAAGACAATGGGAAAGTAAGAAAATCAGAAGGAAAAAACTACTCGCACAGCGATGCAAAACGGAAAGAAAGTGCAAGGAgatgcatagaaaataaaaaagatttacaaaatacTCTACGTGATTTATTATCCAACATTTCTGAAAAGGAAAAGGCTTCTAAAGTTCAAAATATAAGCAATGATAAAAGGGACAGTAGTACACCTGTAAAACCAAAGAGAGCATTACCTTCTGTGCCTCAGGGTCAAGCAAATGACCGCAAAAAACATTATACTGAAATGGTCAAAATGAGAATGTCTCAGCACAGTAGATCAGGAGGTCAAAGCTCATCAAGTGGAACTAGTTCAAGTGTGCGGACAGTACAGGACACTCCGCTGGACAAAGAGGTGTCAGACTTACTCGGTTGTGAAAGAGAAAGCTGCCCAGGAATGTtagaaaattctaaatattcCGAAAAAAATGGCAATTCATCTTCGCATTTAAATACCACCTCTCATCAGGATACTCTTAATGTTTCAATACCTTCAAGCTTAAGGTCATGTGATTCAGGTCAAGCTACGATTACCTCCCTTAGTAGTACCGTTGATTCTGGCTACTTGACGAATGATGCAGATAATGATATGTACTCGTCTGTTTCTTACACAAAGAGCTTACAAAGGTCAGCacaaaatttttattcaaagaagGCTCCAGTTGTTCATACCCAAAGCTTACACAATGAAACTGCCGCTTATAAAAAGCATCAGGGTTTACAAAAAGAGAGTGCAATAGAGAGAGGACCATTTGTTAAGGAACCTAAACCTGTCAATATTGTCAGCAGTGTTGAAGGTCAAAGAACGGGTACTTTCCCAAGGTCAAGTCAGTCAAGGGATTTAAGTGCAAGTGACATTACtcaggaaaatcaaaaattcaaaccTCAAATCTGTGATAAACTGGTCAAATACTCCtcaatgaaacatttgccaACAAATGACCTTATGGTTGAAGGTCAGTGGTCACAAAAAAACAATGTAATGGCTGGAAGTTCACAAAATCTAAACAAAATGCTTGAACCTAAACAAGTGATCAGGGTTCAGAGTGAAATTCCTGTAAAAGACAGTAAAACACTTAATACTGAAATATTGTCACCTCAGTTTGAAGGTGAAGGTGAAGTTCCTGTGATAGAATCTCATTATAATACACTGCCTGGAAACTGGAAATTTCAAAATAGCCAAAATAGTGATGGtggatttaaaaaatgtattccaAGCTTATACCAACTTTCCCAAAGTTATCGATTCATACCAGTAATTTTGACAATTGGACTAGAATATAATATTTTGGATCATATACATTTATGTGAAAGTTGTGTTGaattacaaaatgtcaaaaagacCCAAAAAAGAGAATCGACTGCCATGTCCCCACCACAGGGGAAATATGCTCAACTTGGCGGGCCAGGAAGTGCATTTAAACCAGTTAGAACATTGAGTGCTGATACAGCCATTTATTCTGTTATTTCTGTTCAGGAATTATCGACTGTGTTCCAAAATAAAGCTTCACTAAAAGGGGATATACTTATAGAG GTCAACCAACAGATAGTACTTGGAGAGCCACTAAATTCAGTAAGAGATTTGATATCAAGTGCCTCAGGAGAACTTATATTGACTGTAGCTAGAACTCCAGTTCATACTGCAATATCTACTCAAACAACCAATGAAATGGCAAAACAGAACATACCATCAACCAATGAACACTCAGCAATTAATCATGTTCAAAATGGCAGTCAACAGCCTAAAAATCTg aTGGATTCACAAGTGGAACATTTAAAGAGACAAGTTGCCAAGTTAAATGTAGAGCTGAAACGAAAAAACAAAGCCATTCGTGAACTGAACTGTTTGTTACCTTGGACACCAAATGATAACCAATCAGAAATTAATGGGAACAATGACATCACACTTAATGGACTAAGTGAAGatgaatttattgtttaa